A part of Caretta caretta isolate rCarCar2 chromosome 1, rCarCar1.hap1, whole genome shotgun sequence genomic DNA contains:
- the LOC142068847 gene encoding uncharacterized protein LOC142068847 — protein sequence MRERGHDWDALQCSIKVKELRSAYCKARVANSCSGAPPATCQFYKELDVTLRGNPTSTLSTTMDTSVREEEEESESEGAGGEGDTLESLEACSQKLFSSQEEGSQSQQLVLRGGQTEEQVPDATLRSQPSVLSPAERLQRLRKRPRRSKEDMLQEVMQQSLKENQKAQEWRESKSRIRQENAVHWRQSTEFRRQSTDWLISIRERQADSIQALVAI from the exons ATgagggaaaggggccatgactgggacgcactgcagtgcagtattaaagtgaaggagctgcggagtgcctactgcaaagcccgcGTGGCAAACAGCTGCTCGGGTGCTCCCCCCGCGACCTGCcaattctacaaagagctggatgtgacACTTaggggcaaccccacctccactctgagcaccaccatggacacttcagtgcgggaggaggaggaggaaagtgagagtgagggtgctgggggggagggagacaccctGGAATCCCTGGAGGCATGTAGCCAgaagctgttctcaagccaggaggaaggtagccagtcgcagcaGCTGGTACTTCGTGGAGGACAAACAGAAGAGcaggttcccg atgcaaccttgagatctcagccgtccgtgttatcaccAGCCGAGAGACTGCAAAGACtcaggaagaggccacgtagaagcaaagaagacatgctgcAAGAAGTGATGCAGCAATCTCTTAAAGAGAATCAAAAAGcgcaggagtggagggagagcaAAAGCAGGATCCGCCAGGAAAACGCAGTGCACTGGCGGCAAAGCACGGAGTTCCGGCGGCAAAGCACGGATTGGCTGATAAGCATCagggagcgccaagcggactccatccaggcgctcgtagccataTAG